CGGACTGAGCCTTGGGTAGTGATGCCAACACGCGCTTCGCGTCACTGGGTGTGATCTCCCGCCCGACCGGCAGCACCGTCCCGACGCCGGGGACGATCTCGGGCAGGCATCCGTTGTCGCTGGCGATCACCGGGGTGCCGCTGGCTGCGGCCTCCGAGACCACGGTGGCGCCGGGCTCGATCCATCGTCCGCCGAACGGTCCTCCCCACGGCTGGGACAGCACGAGTTGCGCTCGGGCGCGTGCGATGAGTCGGGTACGCGTGTCACCGCCGACTTCGCCTATGTAGTGGACGGTGTTCGGGAAGTCGGCCAGCAGGGCGTCCAGGTAGTCCTTCTCCCAGGCCGGTCCGGCGACCGTCAGCGGTACGCCGGCGGCGTGCGCGAACGCTGCCGCTTCGCGCACGCCCTTGTGTACGGAGACTCGGCCCAGGAAGAGGAAGTAGTCGTCCTTCGCCTCTTGGAATGGATATCGCGAAGGGTTGACCGGCAACCGGATCACGGGGGCGGATAGGGACCCCGCGGCGGTACGTTGTGCGCGGGAGAGGTAGATGCCGTTGATCTGGCGCTCAGGCACGCCGTTGAGGTGGTGTGTGCTCACCGTTGGCCTGAGATCGCAGGCCGGCAGTGCGTCGTTGTTTGAGTGGTCGTGGATGATGTCCGGGCCGAACGTCTCGATGGCCTCGTGGATGTCGGCCGTCTCGACAGCAGCAGACACCGTGACACCCTCCTGGACGGGGCTTCCCGGCGCTCCGAGGAGCAGGATCTCGCAACCGGCCGCCAGCAGTCCGTCCATGAGCGTGGCGACGACCCACTGGATCCCGCCGTAGCCCTGGGGTGGCACAGTGATCCATTGGCTGGGGTCGGCTCCGTAGCGGTGCGGCGGAATCACCATGGCCACCTTCATCGGTCACTCCCGGTCTCGGCATCGGTGGCGCTGGCCCGGCTCCGCGTGATGGCCTCCCAGCAGACTCCGAGGAGAACGCTGGAGGTGTAGAACAGGGCGAGGGCGGTCAGTACTGGGCGAGCGCCGTCTCCTGAGCGGTTGCGGTTCCATTCCTTCCCGATGCCTCGCCGCGCGTCGTCGCGCCGTGCTTCGCTGCGCCCCTGCCAGAAGGCGCGGCGCAGCAGGTAGGACAAGGTCAACCGGTGAGCGGGGATCAGGTGTTGGACCTCGGCGTCGTGCAGGATCGTCGCGGTGGCGCCGCGCGCGATCATCTCCCGCACAAAGGTGGTGTCCTCGGCGGAGGTGAGGGAGCTGCCGATCCGGCCGAGGCGTTCGTCGAAGCCGACTCCGAGCAAGCGGGCGTGCTCGGAGTCGATGGCGAAGCTGCCGCCCCAGATTGACGCCGGCCGGGATGGAGCGTGGGACCCGAGGTAGTGCAACTGTCCCGAAGTGAGGAACCAAGGGCGGCGGTGCCCCTGAAGATGGGCGGAGATCCTCGTCCCTGTGACCTGTGCGCCGGCGGTCAGAGCGGCCCGTATCTGCGTCAGAGCCTCGACGGTGGGGACGATGTCGTCGTCGAGGAAGACGAGGTGCCGTGTCGTGGCTTCCTTCATGGCCTTGTTGCGGCTGTGGGCGAGTCCCTGGTTTCCCGCGTTGCAGATGACGCGGATGCGTGACGGAGGCGGCGAGGCGCTCGTGGGCAGTGTGGGAACGTGCTGGGCGGGCATGTCCGCGATGATCAGCAGGCGGTCCCGGGCGCCCATCGCCGCGGCGGTACGGACGACGGCTCCCGGCAGGCTGTCGGGGCGGTTGCTGCAGATGGCGATGGTGAGGGGCAGGTCGGCGCCGAGGGTCACGGACGCACCTCCTGGCTCGGCTGTGGGCTGCGCTCTTTGCAGCCGATCGCCAGCAGCACGTCGGCCAGGTCCCCGAGGGCGGCGATGGCCCAGTAACCCGTGCTCCCCTCGGTTGTGTGGCCGCGCCGGGCCTTCAGTTCGCGATAGGTGGTCACGATCTCGGGATCGACCCCGGCAGGCGCGCTCCATCCGCTGTCGAGGTTGATGATCGCCACCGAGCAGCCGAGAGCGAGTGCCGGAGCAGCGTCGTGGTCGGTCCGGTCGCCGACAACCGTGGTGTGCTCCGGCTTCCAGCCCAGCCGGTCCAGGGCCCACTTGAAGAGGCGGGGGTCGGGTTTGGCGTAGCCGACAAGGGAGTCGAGTGCGACGAGTTGGACCCGTTGCTCGATGCCGAGAACACGCAGGGCGGCGAGGCATTCCGGGGGCTGGTTGGCGACGATGCACACCTGGTACTCCCTGGCGAGGTCGCTGAGCGCGTCGACGGCTCCCGGAATGGGCTGGATGAGCGAGGTCCAGCGTTCGCGGATGCGCTGCCAACTCTTCGTGCCGTTGGGCGGGAAGAGGCTGGGCGGGGGTGTTCCGGGCGCGCGGTCCTGGTAGAAGTTGCGCATCGCATGGAGGAAAGAGTCCATGGTGAGGGCGGGGTTGTCCGCCTGCGCGAGCTCCCAGACGCCCTGGAGCCAGGCGAGGTCGAACGGCTCGTCGTAGTAGAGGATGCCGCCGACGTCGACGGCGAGGGTGCGGCCGGTCATGCCGTGGCCGCCCGACCAGCGGCCCAGGTGAACCACTCGGGCTTCTCCGCGGTGTCGTTCTCGATGCTGAGTGTGCTCGTGGGCTCCACGGGTCCGTGCTCGCGGGCCCAGGTTGCGGTGCGTCGCAGTCCGTCTGCGAGCGGGGTGTCGGTCCAGTCGCCGAGCGTCCTACGGGCGAGGCTGTTGTCGGTGTACGCGGCGTGGACTTCGTCGCGGGTCGCCAGGTGCTTGATCGGGTGGTCGGGGACGCCCATCGCGGTGCGCGCGGCGTGTGCCATCTCCAGCACGGTGGTGGTCTGCGAGGAGCCGACGTTGAAGACCTGGCCCCAGGCGGCCGGCTGGCCGGCCGCGGCGAGGAAGGTGCCGACGATGTCCGGGGCGTAGGTGAAGGCCCGGATCTGGCTGCCGTCGCCGTACACGCTGATCGGTTCGCCGCGCATGATCTGGTTGAGGAAGATGGCAACGGCGTTGCGGTAGGGGTCGCCCATGCTCTGCCGCTCACCGTAGACGTTGTGCATGCGCAGGGCGAAGTACGGCATGCCCTGCAGCTTCATGGTGACGGCGAGTTCGCGCTCCACGGTGAGTTTCGCGTTGCCGTAGCTGTCGGCGGGGATGGGCTGCTCGTCCTCGCGCATGGGGACGTGTCCGTGGCCGTACACGGCGACCGACGAGGCGAAGCCGAATAACCTGACCTCGGCGGCCAGCGAGGCGTTGATCAGGTTGATGCTGCCGAGCAGGTTGACGGAGTAGTTATGGTGCTTGACGGCGTGACTGATGCCTTCGGCCGCGAAGGCGGCCAGGTGGTAGACGCCGTCGAAGCGGTACGAGGCGAAGACATCGGCGACAGCGGCTTGGTCGGCGACCGAGCCGACGACGAGGGTCGCGCCGTCGGGCACGTTCTCGGTCTTGCCGCCGTCGAGGTTGTCCAGGACGACGACCTCATCGCCGCGCTCGATCAGGGCTGCGACGAGGTGGGACCCGATGAAACCGGCGCCGCCGGTCACCAGATGCGTGGGCATGTGTGTCTCCCTTGCGTGAGTGGGGTCGCGCTGCGGCCCCAAAGCGGGCCGCAGCAGGTCGTGCGAGATGCGGTGCGATCGGCCGACCGTGTTGCGGGGCTGGAGGGCTCAGGCTCCGAGGAGCCCGTTGATCTGCGCGAAATCGCCACGGGCCCGTTCCATGATCAGCGGGAGGCGTTGCCGCAGAGTGGCACGCAGCCCGGCCGCGTCGGTGTCGTTGACGAGCCGGTCGATGACGGTGGCGTCCTGGACGAAGGCCCGGACGTCTGCGTGGATGTCGTCGACGTCGACGGTCTCGCCGTAGGTTTCGGCGAGCACCCCGTTGAACTTGTGCGAGTGGCCGATCGCGATCGCCGGGACGCCGCTGGACAGTGCGCCGATCGCGGCGTGCAGGCGTTCGGAGATGACGAGTTCGGCGTGGGAGAGCACGCCCTTGTAGTCGGAAGCCGTCAGCACGCCGGGCAGCGCCATGACCTGGGGCATGCCGGCGGCCTCGGCGATGCGGGCGGCGAGGATCCGGTCGTCGTTGTGGGACCGGGAGTCGTGGCAGTGCGGCACGAGGACGACCGGCATCTTCCGAGTGCGGACGAGGGAGATGGCCAGTCGTGTCAGTGCGGTTGCGTGCTGCGCCTCCTCCACGGCGCTGAAGCGGGTGATGCCCTGGCTGGGTGCGAGGCATATGTAGGTGTCTTCGGGAGTTAGCCCCAGGGGACTGAGCGCGGCCGATGTCCGCTCGCCGGTGGCTGTCGGCAGGAGGAAGGCAGGGTTGGAAGACAGTTGCACACGGTGCTCGGGGAGGCCGAGCTTACCCACGAGGTAGCCGTGGGAGGCGCTCTCCCGGACGGTGAGCAGATGGCACCGGTTGGCGACCGCGAGCCATGCCTCAGCGTCGGCCGGGTCGTCGAAGGGGCCGACGGACTGGCCGATCATGACCGTCGGGATGTCCCTCTCTTGCGCGGCGATGAGGGCACGCAGGTACGGCGTGGATACCCCGTAATCCGAGGTGTGCAGGTCGCCCCCGGTGGCGATGACCAGGTCGGTTTCGGCGAGCAGTTGTTCGCGGCGTGCGGTCAGTTCGGCAGGGCTCTCCTGAGGACGCATCTGCTGCCAGGAGCGGGAGACGACGAAGGGATCGGCCACACAGAGGGCACCAGTGGGGGCGAGGGCTTCCGCGTCGAGCACCGGGGTCTGGGTAAGGACGGTGACCTTGTTGCCTCCTTCGGTGTTCAGTTGCTCGGCGATGGCGCGGGCCAGGGCCTCGACGCCTCGGCTCTCGCAACTGGTGATGCCGGTGATCAGGACGTTGGACACAGCGGACCTCGCAAGGGTCATCGGGTGAACCGCATGAGTTCGGCCAGAACGGCGTGATAGCTGAAGCGCTCGTGGACTCGACGCTGGATGGTCGCCAGGCGCTCGCGATATCGGGCTGGCTCGCGCATCATTCGGGCGAGGGCATCAGCCGGATCATCGTCGAGCAGGAACAGCTCCACGTCGTTGCCGTAGAGCGCGGAGAGGTAGCCCAGGTCCGGCCAGAGCGCGGGAATGCTGCCCGAGGCCAGGGTTTCGAACATCCGGGGGGTCAGCAGTTCCATCTGCGCGAGCAGCGGTCGGACAAGCACCGGCGTGATCGCCGCCTGGGACATGGCGGAGACCACGTGCCCGAACGGAACGGGCGGCGCCACCTCGACGCCGTGATCCTGCATCCAGCCGGGCTCGTTCGCGGTGGCGGTCACATGGCCGGGGTGCGGATCGCCGGTCCACCAGCGTCCGCACACCCGGATGCGCCCGATTGGCGGCTGGGCGGCGGCAGCGGCTCGGATTAGGTTGGTCATCTCGTTCCAGCGCCACCAGTTCGCGCCGACGTACTGCAACTGGTACGGCAGTGCCTGCGGGTGTGGGAGGTCGGTGGCGAGCCGGTGGATGTCCGGCATTCCGAAGTAGCTGAAGAAATCGGCTCCGTCGGGGAGTTGTTCGTTCAGGCGTGGCTGCAGGATCAGATCGCTGAGGTCGGCATACAGCTTGTGCCAGGACTCGATGGTGTCCGCGCCCGCGTTGTCATCCACGCCGGCGGTGACGTACGGGCCCCAGTGGCCGTCGGGGTCGAGGATGATGCGTCGCTGGCGAGGCACGGCCTCACACAGTTCACGCTGTTGGGTCGAGAGGAACTGCCTGCTCTCGAATACGAGGACGAGGTGGGTGGCCCAGGTGATGTCGTCCACGAGCGGCAGGTGGACGTTCACCGTGCCATCCAGGCGCGACAGTTGGCTGGAGACGCCGATCTCGCATCCGGCAGTCGAGGCGGCTCGGCTGTACTCGGCGATCATGTGGCTGGAGCCCGCGTTCCAGTGGAAGACGCCGGCGAACAGAATCCGGGGTCTGGTCATCGCGCGCTCCCTGCCTGCGGGCGGGCGGGACCGCCCGCCTGTGGGCCGAGCCGGCGGTGGGCGTGGCGCCGGGCCCGGATCAGTCGTGCCCGGCACACAAGCCAGCCCACGGCCTCGGTGGTCTCCCAGGCCCCGCACCACCAGGTGGTAACTCCGCCCACGCCACGTCCGCGCAGATCGTCCTTCAGCCACCGGGCTGCCAACCGCAGCATGGGCAGGGGACGCCAGTCGATGTCGGTGAGGAGGTAGTAGTAGCGGTTGCGCCGCATCTGGATGCGCCGGTAGCTGCTACCCGTGGTTCCTCCGCCGCCGAAGTGCTGTATCCCGACGTCGAGCAGGAGGGCGACGCGCCACCCGGCCCAGCGGGTGCGACGGCACAGATCGGTCTCCTCGTAGTACGTGTGGAAGACCTTGTCGAAGAGTCCGACGGTGCGCAGCAGCGCGGCGCGGACGAAGAAGGCCGCCCCCTGGACGTAGGCGTGCTCCAGGGTGTTCGGAGCCCGCCCGAAGGGCGAGCTGGCAGGTGAGGGGTGGTTCGGCCAGTCTCCGGCGAAGGCGTGCTGCTCGCCCCAGCGCAGAGCGGTTTTCGACCAGTCGTTGTACGCGCCCAGAGCGGTACTGCCCGACTCGTCGTACTCGTACTGCATGGGACCGACGACGCCGTAGTCGGTCCAGGTCTCCATGAACTCGGCCAGCTCGCGCACCAGCGACTTCGGGGTCTGGGTGTCCGGGTTGACGAGGAACACGTAGTCAGCGCCGTCGTCGAGCGCCGCCCGCATGCCGATGTTGTTGGCACAGGCGAAGCCGACGTTGCTCTGGTTCTGGATGACCCGCACGTCGGGAAATCGGTCCTCGACGAAGGCCGTGCTGCCGTCGTGGGAGTCGTTGTCGATGTACCAGACCGTCAGGTCGATCTCGGGGGTGTCGCTGTCCAGGAGTGTTGCGAGACAGGGCTCCAGCCACCTGCGCTCGTTGGTGCCCACCGTGATAGTCGCCACCCGCACCTTGGGGCTCTGGCCAGTGGGGTTGGGACTGGTCACGGCAGCTCCAGCTCGGCGGGGGCGAACTCGATGACGATGCTGCGCCGGATCCGGGGGGAGGTGTTGCGGCGCGAGGCGTGGGCGATGCGCACGTCGTGTACGGCGACGTCGCCGGCCGCGAGCGGGAGAGCGCGGACCGGGCCCTGCGCCTGGAGCGCCTCGGCCTCCTCCGCACCGGACGTTAAGTGGGACCCGGGGACGAATTCGAGGCATCCGTTGCCCCCATCGGAGTCGTCGAGGAAGACGCTCAGGTTGCACACGGTGTGCGGCGGAACATTGGTCCGGTCTCGGTGCCAGGGCACCGGGGCGGCCACCCCCGGCAGTTTGACGATCATGGCGCAGGCAGTGGCGCGTACGGGCACGCCCAGGATGGAAGCGGCCATCGGGTGCAGGGGGCCTTCGTCGGCGTAGAGGCGTGCCGCCGTCGGGGAGCCTTGGCTCTCCAGGTTGTGGATGCGGTAGAGAACGGGCGCGTGCGTGCCCGCGGGCGTGAAGTGCCAGTAGTCGTCCGAACGGAACCCGTCCTGGGTGAAGCGCCGGATAAGGCCATCAGCCTCGGCCCGGAGAGCCTCGAGCGCGCCCTCCGCGATCCTCTGGGGCAAGACGGCGTAGCCGTCCGTTCGGAAGCCTTGGAGCCCGTCATCAGGTAGGTGCGTCTGTAACGGCGCCTCTGCGGTCTCTGTCTGTCGCCGTGCGTGTCGCGTCATCGTTCCCTCGCTGCGGTGTCGTCGAGCTGCGTGGTGAACCAGTCGATGGTGGCGCTCAGTCCCTTGCGGGGATCGGTCTCCGGCTTCCAGCCGAACTGCTCCCAGGCGAGGGTTATGTCGGGCCTGCGACGCCCCGGGTCGTCGGCCGGCCGGTCGATGAACTCGATCGGCGCGGCGGACCGACTCAGTTCCCGCACCAGGCGCGCGAGCTCCAGGACCGTGGTCTCGGCGGGATTGCCCAGGTTGACCGGGCCAGGATGGCTGCTGGCGGCGACGGCGAGGATGGCGCGGACGGTGTCGTCGACGTAGCACAGCGACCGCGTCTGCGATCCGTCGCCGGTGACGGTAAGCGGCTCACCAGCCAGCGCCTGGCGGATGAAGGTCGGAACCGCTCGTCCGTCCTCCGCGCGCATCCGCGGCCCGAACGTGTTGAAGATCCGCACGATTGCGGTGTCGACACCGTGCTTGGCGCGGTAGGCAGTGGTGGCCGCCTCCGCGAAGCGCTTGGCCTCGTCGTACACGCTGCGCGGCCCCACCGGATTGACGTTGCCCCAGTACGACTCCCGCTGCGGGTGCTGCAGCGGGTCGCCGTAGACCTCAGAGGTGGATGCGAGCACGAAGCGGGCCTGCTTCTCCCGAGCCAGTTCCAGCGCGCTGAAGGTTCCGACGGAACCGGCCTGCAGCGTCTCGACCGGCAAACGCAGGTAGTCCAGCGGGGAGGCCGGCGAGGCAAGGTGGAGTACGAGGTCGACCTTCCCTGGTATCGAGATCGGATCCGTGACGTCGTGAACCAGTAACTCGAACCGATCGTCCGGCTGACGGTGCACGACGTTGTCCGCCGTGCCCGTGAGGAAGTTGTCGACGCACACCACCTCGACACCACTGTCGAGCAGCAGATCGCACAGGTGCGAGCCGACGAACCCACAGCCGCCGGTGACGACGGCGCGCCGGAAGGGGGCCGAGCCTGGGCCGCACCCCGGTAAAGAGACTTTCATAGTGCCTCAATTTTCGTAATTAGGACGATAGGCGGCATGGCTGTACTACGGGCAGCACGTGACAAGAAGTGGTGGGCTTAGCAGCGTTCGGCTGGTCGGGGCTCCGCGACGGCACGGCCGTCAAACTTCGTACAGTTGAGCGCGCACACGGCCTTGCCGCCCGGGATCTGAGTCCATCCCCAGTTCCGAGTGAGTTCAGTGACCAACGCCAGCCGCCAGCTGGTCTCGGAGGCTTCGGCGCCATCCCTCAGCGGCACTTCGCCGGCCTGATGGATCGCCTCAACGACGACATCCTCGTCATCAACCGGCCGGTGGCCGTCGACATGGCCACGCGCAAGGCGACGCGCCTCGTTGGCAGCCATCGGTTCGACGGTCAGGGTGCACAGCAGTCGAGATGCGCTCATTGGCTGCTCGGTGTTGAGCGTCAAGGTCATCATCGGCCCTTCGCCAGACGTGGTCCCTTGGTTGAGCACGGCTTCAACTCCGCGGAAGCCGCTGTGCGTTCGTCCTTCAAATGGCGTGCTCACATAACGCGTTGAGCACCTCCCCAGAGTGCTCGTCGAGCTCAACCGCCGCACATATCGGGGGTGATATCACCGGGGTGATGCGGACGTTTGAGTCAGTTCCGAGATGCGGAGGGCGTCTGCGCCGACCGTCAGTTTGCTCGGACCCTGGGATAAGAGACGGAATCGAAGCCAGCTCAGCGAGGATTCACGGAGGCACTCGTGAAGATTGGCCATGGTGGTACTCGGGATGGGTGAGGCCGAGCGCCATGCGTTACAACCGCCGATAGACACTGGAGATTCCAACGTGCTATGACGACCGTGCGCCCTGCCACCAATCAGGCTCGTCCGTCAAGCCTGGCATTCGGAGCATGGGGCCGGTAAGTTCTGCCGGAGCATCGAGTCCGGCTAGCAGTTCGACGATCTTGTCGATGTTTGTCAGCCGTCGAGCACCTGACTCCAGCATCGATAAGAAGGCCTGGCTTAACCCTGTGAGCTCGGCCATGTCGCTCTGTCGCAGACTGCTTGCCTCACGAACCAAGTGGCACAGCATGCCAAAGTCGCGGGCGCACAGGGCTTCTTGAACATCAGTACGCTCCCATACTGCGATCGGCACACTCGGTACAGGATCGGGCCGATGCCGCACCCTGCGTGAACAAGTACTGCAATATGTATCCTCGTTATATCGACTGAGGACACATTGACACCTTTGGCACTGACGGCCGAGGCACTCTATATCTGCTTCTGCAGTGCGATCGGCTACGCGGGTGTATTCCCAATGCCTGGATTCCCTTGTCGCGGTGCCTTCACCGGCGGGCTCACGATTGGCTGGCGCATCGGCAGCGAGGGCGGTCAAGTTGCGCCCCCGATGGTCAGTCGGAATCGCATCATCGCCCCGAGAATGCGCGTCCAGTTGGACCTGCCCCTGAACGTGCCTCGAGTCGACGATCATGACGCCAAAACCCACGTACGCAGGTCGGACGGCAGGCGACTTGGCCTGCAGGCGCGGCCTTCACCCGCGGTCTGCGCTCGCACGTTCCACGACAGGTTGAGCCCAGTAACGAATGGCATCTACAGCTCCGGCGAGAGACGAGACGGACTCGGGACGCAGGACATCAAGTGGTGGGTTCCTCCGCAGGGCCCTGCCGCTCCCTACGTGCTCTGCTCAGCGCGCGGCGTAGGGCGTCCGGTCGAGTCAGCAAGCGCGGCCCGCCGGGGAAGACGTGCCAGTGCATCCCAGGAGATGCCGTGCTGTCAGCGGACGGCACAACGACGTGGCACGTCTGCCCGAGCGCAACCGTTCCCGGTTCCTCCCAGCGGGCTGCGGTACCCACGGGGACCAGGAAATACAGGCGGGGCTCGGGGCCCTCGTGATCCAGGATCACCGGGCCGACCGGTTCGTCGCCCTCGTTGAGCATCTCGATCGCGCGCCGGCCTACGGCTTCCACGACGCGGACGGCGTCCCACCACTCGCCCGCCGAGCACAGCTCGGGCTCTTCGCCGATGGGCATCCAGCGCGGCGGGAGCGGACGAGCTGCTCGATTGGCGTCGGACATGGAAAAGGCCTCCTCACCACTGCGTGTGAAGAGACCATTCCACTCAGCGAGTTCTGTGCGCGGACAGATTGTCCGCGGGGTCCGTTCCCCAAAGGCCTTGACAGGAAATCAAGTTGTGCTAATGCCGGTCCAACTGCCGAACGCTGAGAGCTCGTTGGAGGGGTGCGCGTCGATCCTCAGCAACGCCGTAGTCGTCTCGCGGACGGAGGGGTGGAACCGCGTGTGGTTCGGCGCGACCTTTCGCGCCTGCTTGAGATCGGCGAACGCGCCGGTCCGGTCACCCATGGCGAGCTTCGCGGAAGCTACGTCGATGAAGTGGTGACTGGACCGCTCGCCGACGGTCGTGGCGGGCGGAGCCCACTCGCCGGCAGAAACGGGGGACCACTCGGTGAGACGGGCGAGCGCCTGCTCGGTGTCACCCATGTCGATCAAGGTGTGTACCTCGTGGATGCGGATGTTCGTCGGACCGAACGACATCTCGTACGCCAACGAGTCGCGGTTGCCCGCCAAACTGGCCACCTGCTCCGCCTCGCGCAGGTACGAGTCCGCGCGATCCGGATTGTTCTCGCGGGCCTCAAGTACTGCCAGCTTCAGCAACAGCGCACCGTCGACGGCGAGCGCATCGTCGGAGAAGGAGCGTTCCGGCTGTAGCCGCTCCAACTCGGTCCGCAGTGCGACAAGCTTGCGGCGTGCGGACGAGTAGGCGCCCTGGCGAAGCATCGCGCCCGCCACCAGATAGCCAGCTGTGAACTGCAACAGTGGGTCCCCAGAGCGGTCAGCCGCCCACCGCACCCGCTCCAGGGCCGTGTTTGACAGGTCGTGGTGGCCCATCTTGTGAGCCAGCGAGTTCACGGCTCGGTAGGCGCGGGCCAGATGCCAGAACGCCTTGGTCTGACCCCCATTGCGGCCGCCGAGGGCCACGTGCGTCAGCTCGGTGATGATGGGGGGCAGCAAGGGGCCCATCGGGGCGTAGCGCGCGTCGCGGCGCAGGGCGGCAACCTGGTCGACTTCGGAGGCGAGAACGGGAAGCGCACGGGGGGCGATGTCCAAGTCATCGGGGCTGTCGTAGCACAGCAGGAGGCGACGCAGTTCCGGGATGACAGCGTGCACGCGGTCTTCCGCCTCCGGCTCGCCGTAGTACGGCTGACCGGTCAGAACCTCGGGGCCGAAGTGCAGCGCCTTGGCGAGCGACAGCACCAGCGAGGGTGAAGCCTTCCGTGCACCGGACTCCAGTTTCTGTATGTAGCTCGCGGACACGGCGACCTTTTGCGCCAGTTGAGCGGTCGACAGGTTCCGTGTCCTGCGTGCAACACGGAGACGGTCTCCCAGCGTCAGGTTTTCACTCATCGGCTGATCTGTCCCTTCGCGATGGAGCACTTGGATCAGAGTACGGAAAACGCTCTGACTCGCGCCCCTGGTCGCGAAGTGTTAACAGAGCTGGCAGCCCTGCGACGGGGAGTTGAAGCCGCCTTGGTGCATACCCAGGGCGTTTTACACCCGTTGGCTAGTTGATTGAAATGCGGCCCAAAGGCGCAAATCGGCCACATTCTGGACGGTATGCTTGCTTGAAAGTCAAGAGCTCACGGCGAAATGCCTACGGACAAATTGTCCGTGCCCTCCTTGCGCTCGTGGCCATCATCAACCCAGTTCTGTCACGGACAGTGATCGGATGTCGTGGTCAGAGCGGCTACCTGAGTGCAGTGCCCATACTCTCGTGAACCAGGACGTCGGCGCGGGCCTGTGCGGAAAAGGAGGCAAGAGTGGCTGAGACTGAACGTCTCCCAGCGGCATCTCACCACCGCATTCGGCGCCGGCTCGACCGCGATCTCGACGCATGCGTCCTCGTCCTCGCAGCCGTTCATGAGCAGGACGGATACCCGCTGAACTGGCCTGCCAACCCGCACAGTTGGCTCACCCGCCGCGCCCTACTCGCCGCCTGGGTTGCCGAGCAGAACGGACAGATCGTCGGCCACATCGGTCTATCACGAGGCACGGAGCACGATGCAGCGGCAGCCCTCTGGAGTGCCCGCGAGGGCCAGGACCCTGACGGGACCGCAGTGATCAGTCGACTCTTCGTCTGTCCGGCAGCACGGGGACACGGGCTGGGCGCCGCCCTACTGGACAGAGCCCTGAGCGAAGCGCGCTCTCGTGAACTCCAGCCGGTGCTCGACGTCGTTGCCTCCGACACCTCGGCGGTAGCCCTCTACGAGCGGTCCGGCTGGCGACTCCTCGCGACCGTCGACCAACAATGGGACCCACACCAGACCGTGACGCTCCACTGCTACACGGCGAGAGCCTGATAGGCCCGCTCTGCGTCTACCGAGCCTCTCGCAAGGTGGCACTCACCAACCGAACGATCTCGCCAGCGCAGCCCCAGGACAACGTGACGCCTGCGCCACCATGCCCGTAGTTGTGGAACAGGGGAACGCCGTTCTCCCCGGGCTCGGCTCCGACCCGCACCTCGGCTCGCGTGGGCCGTACTCCCACCCGATGCTCAAGGACCGTGGCATCCGCGAGCCGAGGCTCGATCGCGGCACACCGCTCCAGAATCGCTCTGGCCGCAGTAGCGTCGACGTGGAAGCTCCCATCGTGATCGATTGCCGTACCACCGAGGACCACGGTCTTGCCGTGCGGATAGAAGCACATCAGGTCAGGCGACAACCCCGTGTCCTCGGAGAAGAACTCCGTGATGCCGGGGTTCTCCACGACCACGTGCTGACCCCGGATCGGTCGGACATCGGGATCCCCGGAGAGTTCTCCGCCTGCCAGGCCGGCACAGTTAACGATCACGTATGCATCTTCGACCCCGTCCAGTGAACCGACCGTCGTGTGCTGCACTGTCCCTCCGGCCTTCTTGAAGCGGCGGAGCAGGTACTGCAGGTAGACCGGCATGTCGATGAGAGGCACTGTGAACCGGTAGCCGCTTGCGAAACCGGCGGGCAACTCGTCCGGTTCGCACATGCGGAA
This genomic window from Streptomyces sp. DG2A-72 contains:
- a CDS encoding FAD-dependent oxidoreductase, with the translated sequence MRIGPECRSTSRQRKPHPTAGYGRSMSVGRRIVIVGGGVSGLTTGVALLNAGLPVRLVAAEVPGPTSLAAGAMWGPYLVEPWARVREWSLTSLGEFRSLAGDPTTGVRLVSGIEAARNLTQAPEWSTLLPDFRMCEPDELPAGFASGYRFTVPLIDMPVYLQYLLRRFKKAGGTVQHTTVGSLDGVEDAYVIVNCAGLAGGELSGDPDVRPIRGQHVVVENPGITEFFSEDTGLSPDLMCFYPHGKTVVLGGTAIDHDGSFHVDATAARAILERCAAIEPRLADATVLEHRVGVRPTRAEVRVGAEPGENGVPLFHNYGHGGAGVTLSWGCAGEIVRLVSATLREAR